In Synergistaceae bacterium, one genomic interval encodes:
- a CDS encoding bifunctional enoyl-CoA hydratase/phosphate acetyltransferase has translation MVKGNTSGILTARSKNIKISTGGKIFMEQIRSLSKLIEEATKLCAEKGRKRISVAMAEDAGLISAIEEARKIGLVEATLVGNPEKIKSCIAEAGAAETNYHIIPEMNEAACGIVAVTEVSSKRADIYMKGQLHTDNFLRGMLNKEVGLRVGKRAISHCYFHSIPGYDRVIFIADGAFNMYPDLKMKADIVQNTVNFARSLGVELPKVACLAAVEMVNPDMPCTLDATALVQMNARGQIKNCIVDGPLALDNAIDEEAAKIKHIKSPVAGHADVLFVPQIEVGNALAKSISFFAKGSETAGLIIGAAAPVVLTSRADSPRAKLLSIAGAVMLAHHQG, from the coding sequence ATTGTAAAAGGCAACACCTCCGGGATATTAACGGCTCGGAGTAAGAACATAAAAATTTCAACAGGAGGAAAAATTTTCATGGAACAGATTCGCTCATTGTCGAAGTTAATCGAGGAAGCAACAAAGCTGTGCGCGGAAAAAGGACGCAAGCGCATATCCGTAGCCATGGCCGAGGATGCCGGACTCATCTCAGCAATCGAGGAAGCCCGCAAAATCGGACTCGTTGAGGCCACACTCGTAGGAAATCCCGAAAAGATCAAATCCTGCATAGCCGAAGCCGGAGCCGCCGAGACAAATTATCACATCATCCCCGAAATGAACGAGGCCGCCTGCGGAATCGTCGCCGTTACTGAAGTGTCGTCAAAGCGCGCTGACATCTACATGAAAGGCCAGCTTCATACAGACAACTTCCTGCGCGGAATGCTCAACAAAGAAGTCGGACTCCGTGTCGGCAAGAGGGCTATATCACACTGCTATTTCCACTCAATTCCCGGATATGACCGCGTTATATTTATCGCTGACGGCGCATTCAACATGTATCCCGATCTCAAGATGAAGGCCGACATCGTTCAGAACACCGTAAATTTCGCCCGTTCGCTTGGCGTTGAGCTGCCCAAAGTCGCCTGCCTCGCCGCCGTTGAGATGGTCAACCCTGATATGCCCTGCACGCTTGACGCAACAGCACTCGTACAGATGAACGCACGCGGACAGATAAAGAACTGCATTGTTGACGGGCCTCTCGCACTCGACAACGCTATAGACGAGGAAGCCGCCAAAATCAAGCACATCAAATCCCCTGTGGCCGGACATGCTGATGTACTTTTCGTGCCTCAGATTGAAGTCGGCAACGCACTGGCAAAGTCAATCAGCTTCTTCGCAAAGGGAAGCGAGACAGCCGGACTCATCATCGGAGCCGCCGCACCCGTAGTCCTCACAAGCCGAGCAGACTCACCGAGAGCAAAACTTCTCTCAATCGCCGGAGCCGTAATGCTCGCACATCATCAGGGATAA